The following are from one region of the Thiocapsa rosea genome:
- a CDS encoding acetyl-CoA carboxylase biotin carboxylase subunit: MLRKILIANRGEIAVRVIRACAEMGIRSAAIYSDADRHSLHVKKADEAYSLGSDPLAGYLNVHNIVNLAVATGCDAVHPGYGFLSENPELARACVRRGLTFIGPTAEVIARMGDKTEARLAMQKAGVPVTPGSPGNLENLDAALRCAEEIGYPVMLKATSGGGGRGIRRCDDPQALRNNFERVISEATKAFGRAEVFLERCVVNPRHIEVQILGDHHGNCVHLFERDCSIQRRNQKLIEIAPSPQLDEAQRQYVNGLAVLAARAVGYTNAGTVEFLLDDDGRFYFMEMNTRIQVEHTITETITGVDLVEEQIRIAAGLPLRFKQHEIGRRGYAIQFRVNAEDPKNNFLPSFGRISRYYAPGGPGVRTDGAIYTGYTVPPHYDSMLAKVIVWALNWDDVVNRGHRALRDMGLYGVKTTIPFYQEILRHPDFRSGHFNTGFLEAHPELLNYSTKRRREDIAAALAAAVAAHAGL; this comes from the coding sequence ATGCTTCGAAAGATCCTAATCGCCAATCGTGGCGAGATCGCGGTGCGTGTGATTCGCGCCTGTGCCGAGATGGGCATCCGCTCGGCGGCCATCTACTCGGACGCCGACCGGCATTCACTCCACGTCAAGAAGGCCGACGAGGCCTACAGCCTCGGCAGCGATCCGTTGGCCGGCTATCTCAACGTCCACAACATCGTGAATCTCGCCGTCGCTACCGGCTGCGACGCGGTTCATCCCGGTTACGGCTTTTTGTCCGAGAATCCCGAGCTGGCCCGCGCCTGTGTTCGGCGTGGCCTGACCTTCATCGGTCCGACCGCGGAGGTGATCGCCCGCATGGGCGACAAGACCGAGGCGCGGCTGGCGATGCAGAAGGCCGGTGTTCCGGTGACGCCCGGCAGCCCCGGCAATCTCGAAAACCTGGACGCCGCGCTGCGCTGTGCCGAGGAGATCGGCTATCCGGTGATGCTCAAGGCGACCTCGGGCGGCGGCGGGCGCGGGATCCGGCGTTGCGACGATCCCCAAGCGCTGCGCAACAACTTCGAGCGCGTCATCTCGGAGGCCACCAAGGCGTTCGGACGGGCCGAGGTCTTCCTGGAGCGCTGCGTGGTCAATCCGAGGCACATCGAGGTGCAGATCCTCGGGGATCATCACGGCAACTGCGTGCATCTCTTCGAGCGCGACTGCTCCATCCAGCGGCGCAACCAGAAGCTGATCGAGATCGCACCGTCGCCGCAGCTCGACGAGGCGCAGCGCCAGTACGTCAACGGGCTGGCGGTGCTTGCGGCGCGGGCCGTCGGCTACACCAATGCGGGCACCGTCGAGTTCTTACTGGACGACGACGGGCGTTTCTATTTCATGGAGATGAACACCCGCATCCAGGTCGAGCACACCATCACCGAGACCATCACGGGCGTGGATCTCGTCGAGGAGCAGATTCGTATCGCGGCGGGTTTGCCGCTGCGCTTCAAGCAGCATGAGATCGGGCGGCGCGGGTACGCCATTCAGTTTCGCGTCAACGCCGAAGACCCGAAAAACAACTTCCTGCCCAGCTTCGGGCGCATCTCGCGCTACTACGCCCCCGGCGGCCCGGGCGTGCGCACCGACGGTGCCATCTACACCGGCTATACCGTTCCGCCGCACTACGACTCGATGCTGGCCAAGGTCATCGTCTGGGCACTCAACTGGGACGACGTGGTCAACCGGGGTCACCGCGCCTTGCGGGACATGGGGCTCTACGGCGTGAAGACGACGATCCCCTTCTATCAAGAGATCCTGCGCCATCCGGATTTTCGCTCCGGACACTTCAATACCGGATTCCTCGAGGCGCATCCGGAGCTTCTGAACTACTCGACCAAGCGCCGCCGCGAAGACATCGCCGCGGCCCTCGCCGCCGCCGTCGCGGCGCATGCGGGTCTCTAG
- a CDS encoding Uma2 family endonuclease → MQWSEIVADPALKDLPYKIETNEYGQIVMSPHKRIHAIWQGEIEWRLRQCLPSGRAAPEFAIDTRLGTKTPDVVWYSKDREADLLADQRLAPEICVEVLSGSNTDGELATKRALYFEAGALEVWLCDDTGALRFHTPEGEQPHSVLAPDFPRRLA, encoded by the coding sequence ATGCAATGGTCAGAGATTGTCGCCGATCCCGCGCTCAAGGATTTGCCTTACAAGATCGAGACGAACGAATACGGGCAGATCGTCATGTCGCCGCACAAACGCATCCATGCCATCTGGCAGGGCGAGATCGAATGGCGATTGCGCCAGTGTCTCCCGAGCGGGCGCGCCGCGCCGGAGTTCGCAATCGACACCCGGCTGGGGACCAAGACACCGGACGTCGTCTGGTATTCGAAGGACCGGGAAGCGGACTTGCTGGCGGATCAACGCCTGGCGCCGGAGATCTGTGTCGAGGTGCTCTCGGGCAGCAATACCGATGGGGAGCTGGCAACCAAGCGCGCGCTGTACTTCGAGGCAGGCGCCCTGGAGGTCTGGCTGTGCGACGACACAGGCGCGCTGCGCTTCCATACACCGGAGGGCGAGCAACCGCATTCCGTACTGGCGCCGGATTTTCCGCGACGGTTGGCCTGA
- a CDS encoding DUF29 domain-containing protein has product MPRPQPTARDDARAPYPAYDDDLVGWAAANAALLRAGRLSQVDALHLAEELEDLGKSERRSLTSHLCNLTLHLLKWQFQPGLRGPSWRLSVNNARAAAAEILEDSPSLRPALPALIDKAYPLARRNALAETGLPEATFPQDCPYAIDQLLDDSYWPSS; this is encoded by the coding sequence ATGCCGAGACCGCAACCCACTGCCCGGGATGACGCTCGCGCGCCCTATCCCGCCTACGATGACGACCTGGTCGGGTGGGCCGCGGCGAATGCCGCTTTGTTGAGAGCAGGTCGTCTCTCGCAGGTGGACGCCCTGCACCTTGCCGAGGAGTTGGAGGACTTGGGAAAAAGCGAGCGTCGGTCCCTGACGAGCCATCTGTGCAACCTGACGCTGCACCTTCTGAAATGGCAGTTTCAGCCCGGGCTGCGTGGCCCGAGTTGGCGACTCTCCGTCAATAATGCGCGCGCTGCGGCGGCCGAGATCCTCGAAGACAGTCCGAGCCTTCGCCCGGCCCTGCCGGCTCTCATCGATAAGGCTTACCCGCTTGCCCGTCGCAACGCACTTGCCGAGACAGGGCTTCCCGAGGCGACGTTTCCGCAGGATTGTCCCTACGCCATCGACCAACTGCTCGACGATAGCTACTGGCCGAGTTCGTAA
- a CDS encoding four-carbon acid sugar kinase family protein, whose translation MTSHPNTKIIVIDDDPTGSQTVHGCLLLTRWDPQTLIEAFDDASPLFFVLSNTRGMDAAEAARVTREIGVNLRTAMDRLAADGRAIQPLIVSRSDSTLRGHYPVETDVVAEELGPFDAHFLVPAFFEGGRITRDGVHYLMVDGVPVRVNETEFARDSVFGFSHAFLPDYVEEKTDGRIEAQAVERFGLEDVRGDLGPRLRALTGNVCGVVDAERQSDLDGFARQVLAATGEGKRFLFRSAASLLTALAALPPQPVAPAAMSTYVRDGRPGVVVMGSHVETSTRQLRHLIDHTDVVPVEIDLDRLITEEDALLKDLLGRLETAQQEGRGVVLFTSRGERQFPSTAERLAFGERVSGFLVKIVRNLPQEIGFLISKGGITSNDTLSRGLALRTARVLGQIRAGCSVVRCPEDHPRYPNLPVVIFPGNVGGDEALAEAYRILAGSKPRPV comes from the coding sequence ATGACCAGCCACCCAAACACCAAGATCATCGTCATCGACGACGACCCGACCGGTTCCCAAACCGTCCACGGCTGTTTGCTGCTGACGCGCTGGGATCCGCAGACCCTGATCGAGGCGTTCGACGACGCCTCGCCGCTCTTCTTCGTCCTGAGCAACACCCGCGGCATGGACGCCGCGGAGGCGGCGCGGGTGACGCGCGAGATCGGCGTGAACCTGCGCACGGCGATGGATCGGCTCGCGGCGGACGGGCGGGCGATCCAGCCGCTGATCGTCAGCCGCTCGGACTCCACGCTGCGCGGCCATTATCCGGTCGAGACCGACGTCGTCGCCGAGGAACTCGGCCCCTTCGATGCGCATTTCCTGGTGCCCGCCTTCTTCGAGGGCGGACGGATCACGCGCGACGGCGTCCACTATTTGATGGTCGACGGGGTGCCCGTGCGGGTTAACGAGACCGAGTTTGCGCGTGACTCCGTGTTCGGATTCAGTCACGCCTTTCTGCCCGATTACGTGGAGGAGAAGACCGACGGGCGCATCGAGGCGCAGGCGGTCGAGCGCTTCGGCCTGGAGGATGTCCGCGGCGACTTGGGTCCGCGGCTGCGCGCCCTGACCGGGAACGTCTGTGGCGTGGTGGACGCCGAGCGCCAGTCGGATCTCGACGGCTTTGCCCGCCAGGTCTTGGCGGCGACGGGCGAGGGCAAGCGCTTCCTGTTTCGCAGCGCCGCGAGCCTGCTCACCGCGCTGGCCGCACTGCCGCCCCAGCCGGTCGCCCCGGCGGCCATGTCGACGTATGTCCGAGACGGGCGGCCCGGCGTGGTCGTGATGGGATCGCATGTCGAGACGTCGACCCGACAGCTTCGCCATCTCATCGATCACACGGACGTTGTCCCGGTCGAGATCGACCTGGACCGTCTGATCACCGAGGAGGACGCCCTGCTGAAGGACCTGCTCGGCCGGCTCGAGACCGCCCAACAGGAGGGTCGGGGTGTCGTGCTCTTTACCAGTCGAGGCGAGCGACAGTTCCCGAGCACGGCGGAACGGCTCGCCTTCGGCGAGCGGGTCTCCGGTTTTCTGGTCAAGATCGTGCGGAATCTCCCCCAGGAGATCGGCTTCTTGATCAGCAAGGGCGGCATCACCTCCAACGATACCCTGAGCCGGGGCCTGGCACTGCGGACCGCGCGTGTCCTCGGACAGATCCGCGCCGGCTGCTCGGTGGTGCGCTGTCCGGAGGATCACCCACGTTATCCGAATCTGCCGGTTGTGATCTTTCCGGGCAATGTGGGCGGGGACGAGGCGCTGGCGGAGGCTTATCGGATCCTCGCCGGCTCTAAACCGCGCCCCGTGTGA